Proteins from a genomic interval of Dehalococcoidales bacterium:
- a CDS encoding tyrosine-type recombinase/integrase — MKTYLETEEVMKLEEATTNLRDRLLVRTLFHLGCRISEAVAISVDDIDLDQGTITILHLKTRIKLNCPICNSVLGRNNCFCPKCGSRVKEASAQQQEHRRRRILPIDRVTLGLLKEYIDRGGPVDKNGKKLIFGINRHRAWQIIQDCAHKAGLPTLINPETGRVHGVSPHRLRDAFAVHAVKRDDSGDSLRMLQEHLGHASFNTTARYRKVSGEEHRDWYERLWEEDDSNG, encoded by the coding sequence ATGAAAACGTACTTGGAGACTGAAGAGGTAATGAAGCTTGAAGAGGCTACCACTAATCTTAGGGACAGGCTTCTAGTGCGAACACTTTTTCACCTCGGCTGTCGCATATCAGAGGCAGTGGCAATATCGGTGGACGATATAGACCTAGACCAGGGCACAATTACAATACTCCATCTGAAAACACGTATTAAGCTTAACTGCCCTATATGCAATTCTGTATTGGGAAGAAACAATTGCTTCTGCCCGAAATGCGGATCAAGAGTCAAAGAAGCGAGTGCTCAGCAGCAGGAACATCGCCGCCGTAGGATATTGCCAATTGATCGCGTTACCCTTGGTCTCCTAAAAGAATATATCGATCGGGGCGGGCCTGTAGACAAGAACGGTAAAAAGCTCATCTTCGGCATCAATCGTCATCGCGCCTGGCAGATAATCCAGGACTGTGCCCACAAGGCGGGGTTGCCGACACTGATAAATCCTGAAACCGGGAGGGTACATGGGGTAAGCCCCCACCGTCTTCGGGATGCGTTCGCTGTCCATGCGGTGAAGCGCGATGACTCAGGTGATAGTTTAAGAATGCTCCAAGAGCACCTTGGTCATGCAAGCTTTAACACTACCGCGCGATATCGAAAGGTATCCGGCGAGGAGCATCGGGATTGGTATGAGCGACTTTGGGAAGAGGACGATAGCAATGGTTGA